From Brachionichthys hirsutus isolate HB-005 chromosome 16, CSIRO-AGI_Bhir_v1, whole genome shotgun sequence, a single genomic window includes:
- the si:dkey-66i24.7 gene encoding uncharacterized protein si:dkey-66i24.7 — protein MDVIEAIVIQRADVKGKETAASTDKTKAEFLWTLQATWLLVDTRLEMDPAFDQPVCKKKKLWAVVAEKLNAKLRGSEVAGVTAKAYECDLKWRNMLATYRKNSERAKRLGDASVHWEFYKAMNSVLGKSREEVEARRRAKLSGTRVGRAAASKRFTPILPTPPAAAAPCASRPPQDVLQLYMELQERKMNMWAQQKALEERKIEAINNLARAISSLAEKNADQ, from the exons ATGGACGTCATCGAGGCCATCGTGATCCAACGCGCTGACGTGAAAGGGAAGGAAACCGCCGCGTCCACCGATAAAACCAAAGCAG AGTTTCTGTGGACGCTGCAGGCGACGTGGCTCCTGGTCGACACTCGGCTGGAGATGGATCCGGCTTTTGACCAGCCGGTgtgcaagaagaagaaactttGGGCCGTGGTGGCGGAGAAGCTGAACGCCAAGCTGCGGGGGTCGGAGGTCGCTGGTGTCACCGCGAAGGCGTACGAGTGCGACCTGAAGTGGAGGAACATGCTGGCCACGTACAGGAAGAACAGCGAGCGGGCCAAGAGGCTCGGGGACGCCAGCGTCCACTGGGAGTTCTACAAGGCCATGAACTCGGTCCTGGGCAAGAGCAGGGAGGAGGTCGAGGCCCGGCGGAGGGCCAAGCTGAGCGGGACGAGGGTGGGCAGAGCCGCGGCCAGTAAGAGGTTCACGCCCATCCTTCCCACGCCGCCCGCGGCGGCCGCTCCCTGCGCCAGCCGGCCTCCGCAGGACGTCCTGCAGCTGTacatggagctgcaggagaggaagatgaacatgtgggcccagcagaaagccctggaggagaggaagatcgAGGCCATCAACAACCTGGCCCGGGCCATCTCCAGCCTGGCCGAGAAGAACGCTGATCAATAG
- the cox6a2 gene encoding cytochrome c oxidase subunit 6A2, mitochondrial has translation MSLSPVGLAARRVFAAASSHEGGARTWKILSFVLALPGVAVCMVNAYMKMQQHPHEAPEFVPYSHLRIRSKKFPWGDGNHSLFHNAHTNALPDGYEDSHR, from the exons atGTCTCTGTCTCCAGTCGGCTTGGCCGCCCGTCGAGTGTTCGCTGCGGCGTCGAGCCACGAGGGCGGAG CGAGGACCTGGAAGATCCTGAGCTTCGTGCTGGCCCTCCCGGGCGTCGCCGTCTGCATGGTCAACGCCTACATGAAGATGCAGCAGCATCCCCACGAGGCGCCGGAGTTCGTGCCGTACTCGCACCTGCGCATCCGCAGCAAA AAATTCCCCTGGGGCGACGGAAACCACTCGCTGTTCCACAACGCTCACACCAACGCTCTGCCCGACGGCTACGAGGACTCCCATCGCTAG
- the armc5 gene encoding armadillo repeat-containing protein 5, whose protein sequence is MAGSPVQGDWTRPRAPPREGHSPSPESSLTWCLAHLSKPGVGSEHNGHGRADSPGDRDLDQRSRVSQWRALVAIRMQHIKGNKAGIARFRLQGGLGPLLDLLKHPDRSSKTLDLALSILANCCTEPETRLEVRRLGGVNVIVEILKKNVSLESVQNRAARALGNLAMDPEGSALVHDAGGVPLLLLCVSLSSGPEDACPKLECAQSAARALLYLSDTPSNRLSLLTQGTFSALAPLIAPDYPQALRRAALRTLHELTRGCGLECARDVSRSGVLAQLGGMASGDSGKPLEELALKALANMCSQGCLRPLVGSLGVIQRFAEEVKKDPLKSGLYLKALCLCCKEAVNRAKVKASGGLEVLVGFLAAHRGHPLSRLAILACVDFVFDESAMEQLQDLGLVPLLVARLVEEQSAEKTDVSLSSGVSPTELLPPSCFDSFDFPPPEGCRKEDAGREAGLCSSSFLSLRSWLVSEGLISSEGDLLDSSGAEGDWGGAPVPPPPYPRTSSPNPESPSTSKKPAQPPPASHPSPSLKVNAPPPSAPPSSSLLTPRTQCGSSFPSSPAKTAQTPVSPSKFSSPHKKRQRAPPAACLTNVTLDAPPPVSRPASYHHPYHPEPWTPESPILLLLSRFSHAADPSAALLSSGVLPGLLSYLTRHRDPSSRCFRMLCRLSCNPNCLQALLRTGSVALIHYHLCQRRGGRQGDDGQTDRVKAKVKQLGVSLLSNLRVQCESGFGSGVLTHVMLSGSEADRRNCALSLPLICSNRSLLKKLLVDGGGLLLALQPLGRSEDDDVDEECGRPPRSGLTSQPLYFSLLIGCLSALMSGSKMDAGKKTFKPLGTPSVCKMDKVLPPPSKKPRLGDACPYGVSDFDLELLLDDGTRVPANREAVVSGGGAAGAGSEYFRALLRGGFGEARAEGGVRIKDVTPGTLLPVLHYLHGCRLTEDTETAVQREGRGRCRMLDALVLEGTEDLSFQETALGEAMIGACRFLVTELQGELEDLCVSLLLSSSTGAAGRAAESGASKTDQESVEDSLANRTSELELTGFEVAVENIPGQTKKENISRNRPDGDESPFGGTDQKSLGGVGSNKSVTSASKSKTSMKSPGRILKSAVQDSLSPSGFGGGATAPSALLPQVYWFSQRYSYPALGRACLSLLVGCQDCPRPFLSSAVAGDCLGRLAREADCPETLKRDLLGLATAALG, encoded by the exons ATGGCCGGCTCACCTGTCCAAGGTGACTGGACGCGACCTCGAGCGCCTCCCAGAGAGGGACACTCTCCATCGCCAGAGTCTTCCCTCACCTGGTGCCTGGCTCACCTGTCCAAACCTGGAGTTGGGTCGGAACACAACGGCCACGGCCGGGCGGACTCGCCCGGCGACAGAGACCTGGATCAGAGGTCCAGGGTCTCTCAGTGGAGGGCCCTGGTTGCCATCCGAATGCAGCACATCAAAGGCAACAAGGCTGGAATAGCCCGATTCAGACTTCAGGGGGGGCTCGGCCCCCTGCTGGACCTGCTCAAGCACCCCGACCGCTCCAGCAAGACCCTGGACCTGGCGCTGAGCATCCTGGCAAACTGCTGCACCGAGCCGGAGACGCGTCTGGAG GTTCGCCGGCTGGGCGGAGTAAACGTCATCG TGGAGATCCTGAAGAAAAATGTGTCCTTGGAGAGCGTCCAGAACCGAGCAGCCCGGGCGCTAGGCAACCTGGCCATGGACCCCGAGGGCTCCGCCCTCGTCCACGATGCCG GTGgcgtccctctgctgctcctttGTGTGTCCCTTTCCTCCGGACCCGAAGACGCCTGTCCTAAACTTGAGTGTGCCCAGTCGGCTGCTCGGGCGCTCCTCTACCTCTCGGACACGCCCTCTAACCGCCTTTCCCTGCTCACCCAAGGGACCTTCTCTGCTCTTGCCCCTCTAATTGCCCCAGACTACCCCCAGGCGCTGAGGCGGGCAGCGCTCAGGACCCTCCATGAGCTTACCCGCGGCTGCGGACTAGAGTGCGCCAGGGACGTGTCCCGCTCCGGAGTCCTCGCTCAGCTCGGCGGCATGGCGTCCGGCGACTCCGGTAAACCTCTCGAGGAGCTGGCGCTGAAAGCCCTGGCCAACATGTGCTCCCAAGGTTGCCTGCGCCCCCTGGTGGGGTCACTGGGGGTCATTCAGAGGTTcgcagaggaggtgaagaaggacCCGCTCAAGTCTGGCCTTTACCTCAAGGCGCTCTGCTTATGCTGCAAGGAGGCGGTGAACCGAGCCAAGGTGAAGGCGAGCGGCGGTTTGGAGGTGCTCGTCGGCTTCCTGGCGGCCCATCGGGGTCACCCCCTGTCCCGACTCGCCATCCTGGCCTGCGTCGACTTCGTTTTCGACGAGTCGGCgatggagcagctgcaggacttGGGGCTGGTCCCGCTGCTGGTCGCGCGTCTCGTCGAGGAGCAGTCCGCCGAGAAGACGGACGTCAGCCTGTCCTCCGGCGTCTCTCCGACGGAGCTCCTGCCTCCGTCGTGCTTCGACTCCTTTGACTTTCCTCCTCCCGAGGGCTGCAGGAAGGAGGACGCCGGCCGGGAGGCGGGGCTGtgctcctccagcttcctgAGCCTCAG GTCCTGGTTGGTCTCTGAAGGCCTGATCTCTTCTGAGGGGGACCTGCTGGATTCCTCTGGTGCTGAGGGGGATTGGGGGGGCGCTCCCGTCCCGCCACCGCCGTACCCTCGGACGTCCTCCCCAAACCCCGAGTCCCCGTCCACTTCTAAAAAACCTGCCCAGCCCCCTCCTGCGTCCCACCCGTCGCCCTCATTAAAAGtcaatgccccccctccctctgctcctccttcctccagtctCCTCACCCCCCGAACCCAGTGCGgttcctccttcccctcctctcctgctaAAACGGCCCAAACGCCGGTCTCTCCGTCAAAGTTCTCCTCCCCTCACAAGAAGAGGCAGcgagcccccccagcagcctgTCTGACCAACGTCACCCTGGACGCCCCCCCTCCCGTGTCCCGACCAGCGTCCTACCACCACCCCTACCACCCCGAGCCCTGGACTCCCGAATCGcccatcctgctgctgctgtctcgCTTCTCCCACGCCGCGGACCCGAGCGCCGCCCTGCTGAGCTCCGGCGTCCTGCCCGGCTTGCTCTCCTACCTCACCCGGCACCGGGACCCGAGCAGCAGGTGCTTCCGTATGCTTTGCCGGCTTAGCTGCAACCCAAATTGTTTGCAGGCGCTGCTACGAACCGGTTCTGTTGCCCTGATTCATTACCATCTCTGCCAGAGACGGGGGGGACGGCAGGGGGACGATGGACAGACGGACCGGGTGAAAGCCAAAGTGAAACAACTTG GCGTCTCTCTCCTGAGCAACCTGCGGGTCCAGTGCGAGTCCGGGTTCGGCTCTGGGGTTCTGACCCACGTGATGCTCTCCGGTTCCGAGGCTGACAGGAGGAACTGCGCCCTGTCTCTGCCGTTAATCTGCAG caacaGGTCCCTGTTGAAGAAGCTCCTCGTGGACGGCGGCGGGCTCCTGCTGGCTCTGCAGCCCCTTGGCCGCAGTGAGGATGACGATGTTGATGAAGAATGTGGACGGCCCCCCCGTTCAGGCCTGACGTCTCAGCCGCTCTACTTCTCCCTGCTCATTGGCTGCTTGTCCGCCCTGATGAGCGGCtccaagatggacgccggcaaAAAGACTTTCAAGCCTCTTGGAACGCCGTCGGTCTGTAAAATGGACAaagttctgccccccccctcgaaAAAGCCTCGCCTGGGAGACGCCTGTCCCTACGGCGTCTCGGACTTTGACCTTGAGTTGCTGCTGGACGACGGGACTCGGGTCCCGGCCAACAGGGAGGCTGtggtcagcggggggggggcggcgggggccGGTTCCGAATACTTCCgggccctgctgagaggtggaTTCGGTGAAGCTCGGGCCGAAGGCGGCGTTCGCATCAAAGACGTCACCCCGGGGACGTTGCTGCCGGTGCTGCACTACCTGCACGGGTGTCGCCTCACCGAGGACACGGAGACGGCAGTCCAACGTGAGGGGAGGGGACGATGCCGGATGTTGGACGCGTTGGTCCTCGAGGGGACGGAAGACTTGTCTTTCCAGGAGACGGCGCTGGGCGAGGCGATGATCGGAGCGTGCAGGTTCTTGGTGACGGAGCTGCAGGGCGAGTTGGAGgacctctgtgtctctctgctcctgtccTCGTCCACCGGAGCAGCCGGACGAGCCGCTGAAAGCGGCGCTTCTAAAACCGACCAGGAATCCGTGGAGGACAGCCTGGCGAATCGGACCTCTGAGTTAGAACTGACCGGTTTTGAGGTGGCGGTGGAAAATATTCCCGGACAGACGAAGAAGGAGAATATTTCCCGAAACCGGCCCGACGGGGACGAAAGCCCTTTTGGTGGGACGGATCAAAAGTCCCTCGGAGGAGTCGGGTCAAACAAAAGCGTCACGTCGGCGTCCAAATCAAAGACCTCGATGAAAAGTCCGGGACGGATCCTGAAATCGGCAGTTCAGGACTCTCTTTCTCCTTCGGGATTTGGGGGCGGAGCCACGGCCCCGTCCGCCCTGCTCCCCCAGGTGTACTGGTTCTCCCAGCGGTACAGCTACCCGGCTCTGGGCCGGGCCTGCCTGTCTCTGCTGGTGGGCTGTCAGGACTGTCCCCGTCCCTTCCTGTCCAGCGCCGTCGCCGGGGACTGCCTGGGCCGACTCGCCAGAGAGGCCGACTGCCCGGAGACTCTGAAACGGGACCTGCTAGGTTTAGCGACGGCGGCGCTCGGCTGA